Proteins from a single region of Fodinibius sp. Rm-B-1B1-1:
- the ruvX gene encoding Holliday junction resolvase RuvX, giving the protein MAQYGRIIGIDVGTKWVGLARTDLLKTVANPIGTYHVDDVFDALGEQLENENVEKVVVGWPLTPEGEEGRAIKMVKEFLAKLETKFPDVDVAKVDERYTSKEAVRAMVEAGVPKMKRRESDRVNQAAAAIILQKYIELVKANNVRITDRYV; this is encoded by the coding sequence GTGGCACAATATGGAAGAATAATCGGTATCGATGTTGGAACAAAATGGGTTGGCCTTGCCCGTACCGATTTACTAAAAACGGTAGCCAACCCGATTGGAACCTACCACGTTGATGACGTTTTTGATGCTCTTGGAGAACAGCTTGAAAACGAAAATGTGGAAAAGGTAGTGGTAGGTTGGCCTTTAACTCCGGAAGGGGAAGAGGGGCGTGCTATCAAAATGGTAAAAGAATTTCTTGCAAAGTTAGAGACAAAGTTTCCTGATGTTGATGTTGCCAAGGTTGATGAACGGTACACTTCCAAAGAAGCTGTTCGGGCTATGGTTGAGGCAGGCGTACCGAAAATGAAGCGTCGGGAGTCTGATCGTGTCAACCAAGCTGCTGCAGCAATTATCCTTCAAAAATATATTGAACTTGTAAAAGCGAATAATGTCCGTATTACCGATCGTTACGTATGA
- a CDS encoding outer membrane protein, giving the protein MKSIKYILAVVIFTCSLGMLPQMASAQTSIGASYEIRDEDPQNGFGLRLERGILGQLPIVDLGLRAHFSYFNDDISYENRTYSTDVTSYDYGLAAVGGVSLGLLSPYVGLGLGASTLDVTREDVGGVSAPEESNDSAFYWNGFVGAKVSPIPNIKPFVEYRFEDISDYENELNDVGNSSGRLIFGVSLSF; this is encoded by the coding sequence ATGAAATCTATCAAATACATTCTTGCAGTTGTAATTTTCACCTGTTCATTGGGAATGCTTCCACAGATGGCTTCTGCCCAAACGAGTATTGGAGCATCGTATGAGATAAGGGATGAAGACCCCCAAAACGGTTTTGGCTTGCGGCTTGAACGCGGCATTTTAGGGCAACTGCCGATTGTTGATTTAGGGTTACGAGCTCACTTCAGTTATTTTAATGATGACATTTCATACGAAAATAGAACTTATTCAACAGATGTCACCAGTTATGATTATGGGTTGGCAGCTGTTGGTGGTGTGTCTTTAGGCTTATTAAGTCCTTATGTGGGATTAGGTTTGGGAGCTTCAACATTAGATGTAACTCGAGAAGATGTGGGAGGAGTTTCTGCTCCTGAGGAAAGTAATGACAGTGCCTTTTACTGGAATGGTTTTGTAGGAGCGAAAGTAAGTCCGATTCCTAATATAAAACCTTTTGTAGAATACCGGTTTGAGGATATTTCTGACTATGAGAATGAATTAAATGATGTTGGAAATAGTTCTGGGCGATTGATCTTTGGTGTTTCTTTATCATTTTAA
- a CDS encoding bifunctional (p)ppGpp synthetase/guanosine-3',5'-bis(diphosphate) 3'-pyrophosphohydrolase — MADTKTKYDINLDEYVLDAPQQDDLDELLKVCRENLEEVDENLVSRAFKLCYLSHEGIERASGEPYYYHPVAVAKIVASEINIDDVSVVASLLHDTVEDTEVTLDDIEEKFGDIVAHLIDGVTKISGVFKSRNTKQAETFMKMLLSMAEDIRVVLIKFADRLHNMRTIQHLPREKQMQKATETMELYAPLAHRFGLFNIKSQLEDLCFKVIDPNSYKFIARKLREKKESREAFIKEFMDPIEEELNKQGFTFEMKGRPKHIYSIFRKMQRQQKPFEEIYDLFAIRIILEDPHSKEDCWRVYSIITDWYTPIPKRFRDFISVPKANGYQSLHTTVITKKGRKVEVQIRTRHMDDIAEKGVAAHWKYKEGKEEGSETLDKFVHWVRDVLDNPRPDAATEFVKDFQLNLYQDEIYVFTPDGELRTLPQGATPIDFAFEIHSEIGERAIAAKINGKMAPLRQKLDIGDQVEIITGNKINLNPDWINDVVTHKAKSRIRQYIKQKERKTADEGREIWEKRAKRGSVKISEQDLTRIAQKLKFDSTQDLFYDIGKGSFDVNELYNAVKEFTSKGRIDEKEDENKKPAPATEEEIQETYINAARSVSDEKALVINGEVTNVKYSYANCCNPIPGDDVMGFISRTGDVKVHRSNCKNIHHLIQTDGERIVDVSWAKNIDSKFLGAVKVIGEDRVGMINDITDVLSKSLETNMKSINVNSDSGMFEGILTVYVDDIDHLGRIINKLQKVTGVKSVFRYE, encoded by the coding sequence ATGGCAGACACGAAAACGAAATACGATATTAATCTGGACGAATATGTCCTTGATGCTCCTCAACAGGATGATCTTGATGAGCTGTTAAAGGTATGCCGTGAAAACCTTGAAGAGGTGGATGAGAACCTTGTTTCGCGGGCATTTAAACTCTGCTATCTGTCCCATGAAGGTATTGAGCGAGCATCTGGAGAACCATACTATTATCATCCCGTTGCTGTTGCTAAGATTGTAGCATCAGAAATAAATATCGATGACGTGTCCGTGGTGGCCTCGCTTTTACACGATACGGTAGAAGATACTGAGGTGACACTTGATGATATCGAGGAGAAGTTTGGAGATATTGTTGCCCACCTTATTGACGGGGTAACTAAAATTTCGGGCGTCTTTAAGAGTCGCAACACCAAGCAGGCCGAGACCTTTATGAAGATGTTGCTCTCTATGGCCGAAGATATTCGCGTGGTGCTCATTAAGTTTGCCGATCGGCTGCATAATATGCGCACTATTCAGCATTTGCCGCGTGAAAAACAGATGCAGAAAGCAACTGAGACGATGGAGCTGTATGCTCCGCTGGCTCATCGGTTTGGGTTGTTTAACATAAAAAGCCAGCTCGAAGATCTCTGTTTTAAAGTTATAGACCCCAACTCTTATAAGTTTATTGCTCGCAAACTCCGGGAAAAAAAGGAGTCGCGTGAGGCTTTTATTAAAGAGTTTATGGATCCCATCGAGGAGGAGCTTAACAAGCAGGGGTTTACTTTTGAGATGAAAGGTCGTCCCAAGCATATTTATTCGATCTTTCGCAAGATGCAGCGTCAGCAGAAACCATTTGAGGAAATATACGACCTTTTTGCTATTCGTATCATTTTGGAAGATCCGCACTCGAAAGAGGATTGCTGGCGCGTATATTCCATCATTACGGACTGGTATACCCCTATCCCTAAGCGTTTTAGGGATTTTATTTCAGTTCCCAAAGCCAATGGATATCAGTCGCTGCACACCACGGTGATTACTAAGAAAGGCCGTAAGGTTGAGGTGCAGATTCGTACCCGCCATATGGATGATATTGCTGAAAAGGGAGTGGCCGCGCATTGGAAGTACAAAGAGGGCAAAGAAGAAGGGTCAGAAACACTTGATAAGTTTGTGCATTGGGTGCGCGATGTGTTGGATAATCCACGTCCTGATGCGGCTACGGAGTTTGTAAAGGATTTTCAGCTTAATTTGTATCAGGATGAAATTTACGTATTTACCCCTGATGGTGAGCTGCGTACCTTGCCACAAGGTGCTACGCCTATTGACTTTGCTTTTGAAATTCACAGTGAAATTGGGGAGCGAGCCATTGCTGCTAAGATCAATGGCAAGATGGCTCCGCTGCGGCAAAAGCTGGATATCGGTGACCAGGTTGAGATTATCACCGGTAATAAAATAAACCTTAACCCCGACTGGATTAATGATGTTGTTACGCATAAGGCAAAGTCTCGTATTCGGCAGTACATCAAACAGAAAGAACGTAAAACGGCCGATGAAGGACGCGAGATATGGGAAAAACGGGCTAAAAGAGGGAGCGTTAAAATTTCAGAGCAAGACCTTACCCGTATTGCTCAAAAGTTGAAGTTTGATTCTACGCAGGACCTATTTTACGATATTGGAAAGGGTAGCTTTGACGTGAATGAGCTTTATAATGCGGTCAAAGAATTTACCAGCAAGGGACGTATTGATGAAAAGGAAGATGAGAATAAAAAGCCAGCTCCAGCTACAGAGGAAGAGATTCAGGAAACGTACATTAATGCGGCACGCTCGGTAAGTGACGAAAAGGCGCTGGTTATTAATGGGGAGGTGACCAACGTTAAATATAGCTATGCTAACTGTTGTAACCCCATTCCGGGTGATGATGTGATGGGCTTTATTAGTCGTACCGGAGATGTGAAGGTGCATCGGTCAAATTGCAAGAATATCCACCATTTAATACAAACCGACGGAGAGCGGATCGTAGATGTTTCGTGGGCTAAGAATATCGATTCCAAATTTCTTGGAGCCGTTAAAGTTATTGGGGAAGATCGTGTGGGTATGATCAATGATATTACTGATGTGCTATCAAAGTCGCTTGAAACGAATATGAAAAGCATTAATGTCAATAGTGACAGTGGTATGTTTGAAGGGATTCTTACCGTGTATGTGGATGATATTGATCACCTGGGAAGAATTATTAATAAATTACAGAAAGTAACAGGTGTCAAGAGCGTCTTTAGATACGAATAA
- the def gene encoding peptide deformylase has product MSVLPIVTYDDDVLRKEAKPVEENTPEIQTLIDDMFDTMYNSDGVGLAAPQIGELLQIFVADADPMIEGGNGPKHGPMALINPQITFESDEEVDMDEGCLSIPGVNATVTRPEKIVVEYLDRDFNEQQLEIDGWWARVIQHEKDHLDGVLFLDYLSMFKRKLLSSKLKEIAEGRAEIAYPIVPKKTETK; this is encoded by the coding sequence ATGTCCGTATTACCGATCGTTACGTATGACGACGATGTGCTTCGCAAAGAAGCAAAGCCAGTCGAAGAAAATACCCCAGAAATACAAACACTTATCGATGATATGTTCGATACCATGTATAATTCGGATGGTGTCGGGCTTGCCGCTCCTCAGATAGGAGAACTGTTGCAAATATTTGTAGCAGATGCTGATCCTATGATCGAGGGAGGTAATGGACCAAAACACGGGCCAATGGCACTAATAAATCCACAGATCACATTTGAAAGTGATGAAGAAGTGGACATGGATGAAGGGTGTTTAAGTATTCCAGGGGTTAATGCAACGGTAACCCGCCCCGAAAAAATTGTTGTTGAGTACCTCGATCGCGATTTTAATGAACAACAGCTCGAGATTGATGGCTGGTGGGCGCGGGTAATTCAGCACGAAAAAGATCATCTCGATGGAGTCTTGTTTTTGGACTATCTTTCGATGTTCAAGCGCAAGCTCCTGAGTTCGAAGCTTAAGGAAATAGCTGAAGGAAGGGCTGAGATCGCTTATCCTATTGTACCCAAGAAAACAGAGACTAAGTAA
- a CDS encoding HU family DNA-binding protein codes for MITYTKRDIVRRVAEEMDEPMVQSDPWVNAVLDALRETMMDADPTCRIELRDFGVFEVKKTKAKPKARNPRTNEEIYVPAHRKTHFKPSKLLKEFLKQPLDEEELEEMED; via the coding sequence ATGATTACCTATACGAAAAGAGATATCGTGCGGCGCGTGGCTGAGGAGATGGATGAACCAATGGTTCAGAGTGATCCGTGGGTCAATGCTGTGCTGGATGCTTTGCGTGAAACGATGATGGATGCTGATCCCACGTGTAGAATTGAATTGCGGGATTTTGGTGTTTTTGAAGTAAAGAAGACAAAAGCGAAGCCGAAGGCACGAAATCCTCGTACCAATGAAGAAATATATGTGCCTGCGCATCGTAAAACACATTTTAAACCCAGTAAACTACTGAAAGAGTTTTTAAAGCAACCTCTTGATGAAGAGGAATTAGAAGAAATGGAAGATTGA
- a CDS encoding calcineurin-like phosphoesterase family protein, which translates to MNKQLLVVAITMLFFGAGSALAQDMATGVVFHDKNQNGQLDSSEKRLADVAVSNGKDVVLTDKQGRYELPVDDDTIIFVIKPGSYKLPVDNRERPQFYYIHKPKGSPDLEYSGVSPTGPLPDSLNFGLIKGEQTDNFEMLVFGDPQPYNMQELDYFNRDIINELTDVEGYEFGITLGDIVGNDLDLFEPYSKSVARIGTPWFNVYGNHDMNFDVESDSLADETFEATFGPPTYAFNKGKVHFIVLDDVIYPRKDGESGYIGGLTDKQLTFIKNDLKHVPNDHLVVLASHIPLVVPEWRDGDPYFRMDDRQKLFELLSDYSHTLSLSAHTHVQRLTFLTENDGWKGENPHLHYNVGTTGGDWWSGEPGEDGIPPTIMRDGTPNGYASINFEGNDYTLNYKVAGADEEKTMNIWGPEVVPQREWFNADLYVNYFLGSDSTKVEYRVKGKEEWQKMDKVALGDPYITSLRDKWDRSEGLIDGKRPNNAVASSHLWKTRVPKNLPEGEHTITIRVTDIFGRQFFDEYSYHVEDR; encoded by the coding sequence ATGAATAAGCAATTGTTAGTTGTAGCAATTACAATGTTGTTTTTTGGAGCCGGTTCAGCTTTGGCTCAAGACATGGCTACTGGAGTAGTTTTTCATGATAAAAACCAGAATGGTCAGCTTGATTCTTCAGAAAAAAGGCTTGCCGATGTCGCTGTATCAAATGGGAAGGATGTTGTATTAACTGACAAGCAGGGACGTTATGAACTTCCTGTAGATGATGATACTATTATCTTTGTTATAAAACCAGGTAGTTATAAGCTCCCGGTTGATAACAGAGAACGCCCACAATTCTATTACATTCATAAACCCAAGGGGTCCCCGGATTTGGAGTACAGTGGCGTATCTCCAACCGGACCACTTCCCGATTCCCTAAATTTTGGGCTAATTAAAGGCGAGCAGACCGATAATTTTGAGATGCTTGTCTTTGGAGATCCCCAACCCTATAACATGCAGGAGTTAGATTATTTCAACAGGGATATTATTAATGAGCTCACAGATGTTGAGGGCTATGAGTTTGGTATTACGCTCGGCGATATTGTTGGTAATGACCTGGATCTTTTTGAACCTTATTCCAAGTCGGTTGCCCGCATTGGCACGCCTTGGTTTAATGTATATGGCAATCATGATATGAATTTTGATGTGGAAAGTGACTCCCTTGCGGATGAAACTTTTGAAGCAACTTTTGGCCCGCCAACGTATGCCTTTAATAAAGGTAAAGTGCATTTCATTGTTCTTGATGATGTGATATACCCTCGAAAAGATGGTGAATCCGGTTATATAGGTGGACTTACTGACAAGCAGCTTACGTTTATCAAAAACGATCTTAAGCATGTGCCTAATGATCACTTGGTTGTACTGGCTTCGCATATTCCATTAGTCGTTCCCGAGTGGAGAGATGGTGATCCGTATTTTAGGATGGATGACCGGCAGAAACTTTTTGAATTGCTGTCGGATTATTCCCATACCCTGTCTCTATCGGCTCATACCCATGTGCAACGTCTTACATTTCTGACTGAAAATGACGGTTGGAAAGGGGAAAATCCTCACCTGCATTACAATGTAGGAACTACTGGCGGTGACTGGTGGTCTGGTGAACCCGGAGAAGATGGCATACCGCCGACAATAATGAGAGACGGTACTCCCAACGGCTACGCCAGCATTAATTTTGAAGGCAACGACTATACACTTAATTATAAAGTTGCTGGTGCTGATGAAGAGAAAACGATGAATATATGGGGACCCGAAGTAGTTCCACAACGCGAGTGGTTTAATGCGGATCTATATGTGAACTATTTTTTAGGCAGTGACTCTACGAAAGTTGAATATCGGGTCAAGGGAAAAGAAGAATGGCAGAAGATGGACAAGGTTGCACTTGGCGATCCCTATATTACCTCATTGCGTGATAAATGGGACCGTTCCGAAGGACTTATTGATGGCAAACGCCCTAATAATGCTGTTGCTTCAAGTCACCTGTGGAAAACACGTGTCCCTAAAAACCTTCCCGAGGGCGAACATACTATAACTATCCGCGTGACTGACATTTTTGGACGACAATTCTTTGATGAATATAGTTATCATGTAGAAGATAGATAA
- a CDS encoding YgaP family membrane protein, with translation MNNRTKLHDGIVGMIYLLSIILATTVNLQWLYLAGAVAILQIMSMFTGFCPVYYTLDKLMDQTKSGAPKTK, from the coding sequence ATGAATAACAGAACCAAACTCCACGATGGTATTGTAGGAATGATTTACCTGCTAAGTATCATCCTGGCAACCACCGTCAATTTACAGTGGCTATATCTGGCTGGAGCCGTAGCCATACTTCAAATTATGAGCATGTTTACCGGATTTTGTCCTGTATACTATACTTTGGACAAACTTATGGACCAAACGAAATCTGGAGCTCCAAAAACCAAGTAA
- a CDS encoding ferritin-like domain-containing protein — translation MAILAQKDIFDLYDLMVEQLRDLYDGELQQITFLESQSNVAVSFELIEFLSFHLKETKRQARRILEIFEILNEDAEGESCDGIKGLIKESKKLADRCINKEVRDAAVITAIQHINHYEMAGYGTAIAYAKTLHRHDIAELLLDTLREEKRADMGLSDLAENQINPDAKWSAIIKKIQTPSTPEA, via the coding sequence ATGGCTATTTTAGCTCAGAAAGACATTTTTGACCTCTATGATTTGATGGTCGAACAATTACGAGATTTATATGATGGCGAACTACAACAAATCACTTTTTTAGAATCTCAAAGTAATGTTGCTGTATCGTTTGAACTCATCGAATTTCTGTCCTTCCACCTTAAAGAGACCAAACGTCAGGCGCGGAGAATTCTGGAAATTTTTGAGATACTAAATGAAGATGCGGAAGGCGAATCATGTGATGGTATCAAAGGACTGATCAAAGAGTCAAAAAAATTAGCCGATCGATGCATTAATAAGGAAGTTCGCGACGCGGCGGTAATCACTGCTATACAGCATATCAATCATTACGAGATGGCAGGGTATGGAACTGCTATTGCCTATGCCAAAACCCTTCATCGACATGATATTGCTGAATTACTATTGGATACACTCCGAGAAGAAAAGCGCGCCGATATGGGTCTTAGTGACCTTGCCGAAAACCAAATTAATCCCGATGCAAAGTGGTCGGCTATTATTAAAAAGATACAAACCCCGTCAACTCCCGAAGCTTAA
- a CDS encoding cold shock domain-containing protein — MTQQGKVKWFDVEKGYGFIEPEDGTKDVFVHRNNVENLDYNQGLEDGENVEFDVEETDKGLSAIEVVSLDYK; from the coding sequence ATGACACAACAAGGTAAAGTTAAATGGTTCGACGTTGAAAAAGGATACGGATTTATCGAACCTGAGGACGGAACGAAAGATGTATTCGTCCATCGCAACAACGTAGAAAATTTAGACTATAATCAAGGTTTGGAAGACGGCGAAAACGTTGAATTCGACGTCGAAGAAACTGATAAAGGACTGAGTGCTATTGAAGTAGTTAGTCTTGATTATAAGTAA
- a CDS encoding T9SS type A sorting domain-containing protein, which yields MLRSKKVIFGITVFIILIIAAVGTWYGGGWEYSAIYIAESSTKLDPVEKKRARTDYFFNLLRDPATNSIPENIRSRELNHAQQLRGGRGLRKSGSASMQQVGDISWHLAGPVDLGGRTRALAFDRRNADIVLAGGVSGGMWKSIDGGNTWQLKTDPNQDMSVTSVAQDPTEPDTWYYATGELRGNSAGDRGGRASYFGTGIYKSTDNGESWSRLSSTEDTDIAWNSEFDFISRIIVNPVNGDVYFAANGGAIYRSTNGGGSFSNVLGNLGGHRYADVIVNKNGTLLAALSERGAGAIQTDNPGIYRSTDDGQSWIDVTPSDFPATHDRTYLAFAPSAPDTAYAFTYEGSGSGSNENISFFMMDFANDASEDRSGNLPDFGNPVGFVNTQFNYNMVMAVKPDDPDLVVIGTTNLFRSRDGFATTPAGGYDNSDINQKQEFWVGGYDPANNVSQYPNQHPDQHVLVFQPNDPNTLWAGHDGGLSATTDITAAPVSWEDKDEGYVTGQFYTVEIPDESGDDRYLGGTQDNGTPFFRFDESNSQATTIEDISSGDGSYAHWGTDYAYVSSQMGNVLRLTIESDGSITSPYEAPTGTWSFVQPSGATNQLFVHPYAVDPNDDTIMYYPGGTTMWRNTEMDEISNYNQGSTTTGWESFEGTSSTGYTISTLEVTSMSPSDRLYYGASSSTGTPEIFRLNNASTSDTPTEISIGGASAGAYVHDIAVNPLDGDEVIAVMSNYSITGLYHSLDAGNSWTAIEGNLEGDSQDPGPSLRDAEILPTEEGNIYLVGTSTGIYTTMTLDGNSTSWQRTSDDGSPESIGYSVVEYLDVRPSDGTIAVGSHGRGIFVGRAEVGDVVVEQLPVIEDTLEVVDDWQLVGSPMTSDAGAEPGSDLQLYEYSGTYKSVANISSHKGYWTKSSSGSEISYSGEADTAATIALEKGWNLIGGVADTVGISAISDPNSILSSADIFEYSEGSYQSASDVKSFMGYWIHASEDGDIEILPDESSNKSGPVLASGDVGQLTFSNETASQQFYVSNQLLSTSEEEKYLMPPMAPEAVMDVRTDQGLRLAQGEQSNLKLTTDSYPVTVSSHPENSQGYTLKGVVGQDTAYYNLRTDEKVTLQRPYESLFLSTVGDNAQITEHNLKPNFPNPFTSGTQIRYQVASQSRATLEVYDVLGRKVQTLVDEQKSKGEYSIRFDGSNLSSGIYFIHLKVGETIKVQKMTLIK from the coding sequence ATGTTACGCAGCAAGAAAGTCATCTTTGGTATTACTGTTTTTATCATCTTAATAATAGCTGCTGTAGGAACGTGGTATGGTGGGGGCTGGGAGTATTCGGCTATCTATATTGCGGAAAGTTCTACCAAGCTTGATCCTGTGGAGAAGAAAAGGGCACGGACTGATTACTTTTTTAATCTGCTTCGTGATCCTGCAACCAATAGCATCCCCGAAAATATACGGTCACGAGAATTGAATCATGCGCAGCAGTTGCGCGGCGGTAGGGGTTTGCGAAAGTCAGGCTCGGCAAGTATGCAGCAGGTGGGGGATATCAGCTGGCATTTAGCTGGTCCTGTGGATTTGGGCGGACGTACCCGGGCGCTGGCGTTTGATCGGCGCAATGCGGATATCGTTTTGGCTGGTGGAGTCTCCGGGGGAATGTGGAAGAGTATCGACGGTGGTAATACCTGGCAGTTAAAAACCGATCCCAACCAGGATATGAGCGTAACCAGCGTGGCACAAGATCCTACCGAGCCGGATACCTGGTATTATGCGACGGGCGAACTTCGAGGAAATTCGGCAGGAGATCGTGGGGGCAGGGCCTCCTATTTTGGTACCGGTATCTATAAATCGACCGATAACGGGGAAAGCTGGTCTCGGCTTTCATCAACGGAGGATACGGATATTGCCTGGAATAGTGAGTTTGATTTTATATCGCGGATTATAGTAAACCCGGTGAACGGCGATGTTTATTTCGCTGCCAATGGTGGGGCAATTTATCGATCAACAAATGGGGGCGGTTCTTTTTCAAATGTGTTGGGTAATTTAGGTGGTCACCGTTATGCCGATGTAATTGTGAACAAAAACGGAACGTTACTGGCCGCTCTTTCTGAAAGGGGGGCGGGGGCAATACAGACCGATAATCCTGGTATTTATCGTTCTACGGACGATGGTCAAAGTTGGATCGATGTGACGCCTTCTGATTTTCCCGCCACGCACGATCGTACGTACCTTGCATTTGCACCGTCGGCTCCCGATACGGCCTACGCCTTTACCTATGAAGGATCGGGTTCGGGATCGAATGAAAATATCAGCTTTTTTATGATGGACTTTGCAAACGATGCAAGTGAGGATCGATCGGGTAACCTGCCGGATTTTGGAAACCCGGTAGGATTTGTGAATACTCAGTTCAACTATAATATGGTGATGGCGGTAAAGCCCGACGACCCCGATTTGGTGGTGATAGGCACAACCAACTTGTTTCGGTCACGTGATGGGTTTGCAACCACTCCCGCCGGGGGTTACGATAATTCCGATATCAATCAAAAACAAGAATTTTGGGTTGGCGGTTACGACCCTGCCAATAATGTAAGCCAGTATCCCAATCAGCATCCCGATCAACATGTGCTGGTTTTTCAGCCCAATGATCCCAATACTTTGTGGGCGGGTCATGATGGCGGATTAAGTGCTACGACTGATATAACCGCTGCTCCGGTAAGTTGGGAGGATAAGGATGAGGGATATGTTACGGGACAGTTTTATACGGTAGAGATTCCCGACGAGTCGGGAGATGATCGGTATTTGGGTGGCACCCAGGATAATGGGACGCCCTTTTTCCGCTTTGATGAGTCTAATTCACAGGCGACCACCATAGAAGATATATCGAGCGGCGATGGAAGTTATGCGCATTGGGGCACTGACTACGCCTATGTATCTTCTCAAATGGGAAATGTTTTGCGACTGACAATTGAATCGGATGGCAGCATTACTTCTCCCTACGAGGCTCCTACAGGAACGTGGAGTTTTGTACAGCCATCAGGGGCCACAAATCAGCTCTTTGTACATCCCTATGCCGTTGATCCCAATGATGATACTATCATGTATTATCCTGGCGGCACTACGATGTGGCGAAATACTGAAATGGATGAAATATCGAATTATAATCAAGGGAGTACGACGACTGGATGGGAAAGCTTTGAAGGGACATCTTCAACAGGATATACCATTTCTACGCTTGAGGTAACGAGCATGAGTCCTTCAGATCGCCTGTATTATGGGGCGTCTTCCTCTACCGGAACACCTGAAATCTTTAGGTTAAATAATGCTTCGACCTCTGACACGCCTACCGAGATATCTATTGGAGGTGCGTCAGCCGGAGCCTATGTACACGATATTGCGGTCAATCCACTTGATGGTGATGAGGTAATTGCAGTGATGTCCAATTATAGTATCACCGGATTATATCATTCGCTGGATGCGGGTAATAGCTGGACGGCTATTGAGGGCAACTTAGAGGGGGATTCTCAAGATCCGGGACCTTCGTTACGAGATGCGGAGATTCTGCCAACGGAGGAAGGTAATATATATTTAGTGGGTACGAGCACTGGTATCTATACTACGATGACACTCGATGGAAATTCGACCAGCTGGCAGCGAACATCTGATGATGGTTCTCCTGAAAGTATAGGATATTCGGTGGTGGAATACCTGGACGTGCGTCCTTCTGATGGAACTATTGCCGTTGGTAGCCATGGACGAGGAATATTTGTAGGACGGGCGGAAGTAGGGGATGTGGTTGTTGAACAACTACCTGTTATTGAGGATACCCTTGAGGTTGTTGATGATTGGCAATTGGTGGGATCTCCGATGACCTCAGATGCAGGTGCTGAACCCGGTTCGGACTTGCAGCTGTATGAATATTCTGGAACATACAAGTCGGTCGCCAACATATCTTCCCATAAGGGATACTGGACGAAAAGTAGCTCTGGTTCTGAGATTTCCTATAGTGGTGAAGCGGATACCGCAGCAACTATTGCCCTTGAGAAAGGATGGAATCTGATTGGCGGGGTTGCTGATACAGTTGGAATTTCGGCCATCAGCGATCCTAATAGTATTTTAAGTTCGGCTGATATATTTGAATACAGCGAAGGAAGCTATCAGTCGGCATCCGATGTAAAATCTTTTATGGGATATTGGATTCATGCCAGTGAGGATGGCGATATCGAAATTCTGCCGGATGAATCGTCGAACAAATCCGGGCCGGTATTGGCATCAGGAGATGTTGGTCAACTAACTTTTAGCAATGAGACAGCCTCACAGCAATTTTATGTATCAAACCAGTTGTTAAGCACTTCGGAGGAAGAAAAGTATCTGATGCCACCGATGGCTCCTGAAGCAGTAATGGATGTACGTACTGATCAGGGGTTGCGTTTGGCTCAGGGTGAACAAAGTAACTTAAAGCTGACGACTGACAGTTATCCGGTAACAGTATCATCGCACCCAGAGAATAGTCAAGGATATACATTAAAGGGAGTGGTTGGTCAGGATACGGCATACTATAACCTGAGAACTGATGAAAAGGTAACGCTTCAGCGTCCGTACGAGTCATTATTTTTGTCAACAGTTGGGGATAATGCTCAAATTACCGAACATAATTTAAAGCCAAATTTCCCCAATCCGTTTACTTCAGGAACCCAAATTCGGTACCAGGTGGCGTCGCAATCACGGGCTACGCTCGAGGTTTATGATGTATTGGGTCGTAAAGTTCAAACGCTGGTTGACGAGCAGAAGTCAAAAGGGGAATATTCAATTCGGTTTGATGGAAGCAACCTTTCAAGTGGCATATATTTTATCCACCTAAAAGTTGGCGAAACAATAAAGGTACAGAAGATGACTCTTATAAAATAG